A segment of the Gossypium hirsutum isolate 1008001.06 chromosome D10, Gossypium_hirsutum_v2.1, whole genome shotgun sequence genome:
tattatttttacttacattatcatAATTGTTATTCCATTACATCAATTTTTACCAGATTcgtaaaagagaaaattttgaaaataaaggcaatactcagtatttgggatcttcgagaggattgagccctaacgtattgggatccaattttcttcgttgaatctaaataatcgagaatgctctttaataaaaacataaataaaaagctcattatcgggaattcaatacgttgtgtcctaacacattggatatgacatgttgttttctcgagatgaggatttttctaaaaaaataataaaggcaatattcaatgtttagaattttgagaaattgtgccctaacgtattgggctgcgatttcttcatctgacttaaacaattgaatatccttttaaattttattgcacgagTTTTTTGGACAAGCTCATTTTTGAGGAGGTGAAATGtcatgccctaactcattgggtgtgacattttatctctccgaaatgagagggtcttaatgggtaatttgttttatataagttttttttataaaagatcgtatttttaaatttctttaaagtttttaattctcaacactaagacactaattaatcaactaggtaccaattttaggcgttacgagggtgctaatcctttctcgtacgtaactgactcccgagcctatttttttgaatttcatagaacaaaatcgttgttttaataaaattaaattgtttataaaaaacaaccatttttcgaggtgtcccgatcacacctcatcaaaaaggattggtggtgactctagtgttctttttgcattcatttcgtgcatttgcattacattacgtCATGAACATTAAAGTCCACCAAAGAgcctaattgattaaaattatttcagttaatatGGAAAACCAACACCCTTGCGGTACCCGAACAGAAACTAAAGGAAtagaccaaaggttggagaggtTAGAGCAGATGCAAATACAGATGCTagagcaattgaccaaatttcaacaagaTATGAAGGATCAGATGCTAAAAGTCCAAAGAAATCTGATGAGCCAGTTAACCCAGTTATTGGATAAAGggttagaaaaaggaaaaaaccaAACGGTCTACTTTAGAGATGATAATGAAGACCCTGCTCATTTTCCAAACTTTACCCCAAcaaacatccaagcacaaccGAATACATATCCACAAAGGGTAACTGTTAACATTCGACCACAATACCAGACTAGTACCTCGACATCGGTGAATTTCGCGACAGGCTCAGGTTCCAACCTTAAGGGCAATTTAACTAATCCCGTTGTCCTTGATGATCTAGCGGGAGCAAAACAGGCGAGAGTGGAGTTCTCAAAACAATTTGGAGATAGTTACAAACAGAAAGAGCAAAAGTGGAGCCCCCAAATCAATACTTCGAAAGCACCGAAGAAGAGGAAAAATGAGGTGAATGATGCGAGTAGGTATAACGAGGGTTATTCAAAGGCGATTACTGCAAGCCAGCCAAGGACGGTTGCTTCTAGCCATTAGATCCCCCAGAGACAAGAATCCGGCACAAAGCAAAATATTGAGAAGTCCCAATTTACACCAATCCCAATGTCATATCGGGAGCTGTATCagagtttatttgatgcacacgtTATTTCTCCTTTCTACGTGAAGCCTTTacaacctccgtaccccaaatggtacgacaAAAATGTGcaatgtgactaccatgcgggaattacggggcattctatagaaaatttCCCTACCTTTAAAAGGTGGTTGAAAGGCTCATCAGTATGGGCATTGTTAAGTTCGATACAGAAAATTTGTTGCCCAATCATATTGATAATCAGGGTGAATGCGATGAATGAAGAAATgttgggaaatgttcacatcaacGTCGTATACAAAGAAACAACTGAAGAAgagaccttgttagatatccaccTTTATAAACTTGGGAGTCTTCTAAATAAATCGGACTGTAGAAGAAATCTCTGTATCATTTaaagcttatttagagtaatgttcaaaacacttTTGTTGCTTTTGGCCTAGATGCAGTAAGAATGTCtatgtgaaataggctcatgtctgaatattatcattttaatgaAATCCATTATTGTGATTATTTTGAGCTagtattctttcattctttacaaataattttgtttgattctttcattcttttggattttcttccacatcattctttcatttataattatattgtacaaataattattcataaattcatacattctttgtatattcttttgtacctacaatgggtcccagatatcaatgacatgagtgacgctgctacagacccagaatttccttttgagcgagacatgtgtttaaagGGATCTCAttactttattaaaatttttttgggtgCAGCCTGACCAATGGGCAACACTAGACTAAAATGTGATGATCTAAAAACTCTAGGGgccttatatgtcaaattttcGTTTTCATTGGCAATTGATTCAAAGGGTGTCGCATGACAGGCGGCACCAAACTTTAAAAAGGATAAATTCACCCTAAATcccccttatttattatttttctttaacaccaaaaatagattgcctttggaaataattttatttctttttagaaaatatttataattttattatcaaattgattTATGTACAcggtataaaattataattataaaagctttagaaaaatcttattatgtataaattataattattagttaaatttatagtttcaaatataatgagagaaaaagaaaactactATAAATATAGTTAATTGTAATGTCAAACATAATgtgaattttttgtttgaaaaataaatagaagttattttgagttggaatcgacttactttcaaaaatactttttggtaaaaaaaattagactAATTGATAAGAGGCCAATTTATTATTGGtgttaaaagataataaaaattaataataaataggaGGTTTAGGGTGCAATTTACCCTTTTAAAATTTGGAGCCGTCATACAGGCGGCACCCTTGAAGAGTTTTTCGACTGtcaattaaaatggaaaatttccatATAAGGTCCCTGAAATTTTTAGATCATCTCATTTTAGCCTGGTGTGGCCGATTGCTCAGGCTGCacccgaattttttttaaataaagtgaTGCTGTCGATTGGTTAGGCGGCACCGATATTTCACCGTTTCATTCGACtattctcataaatattaatCTCTTTAtcctattttgtatttatttatttattttatattattaacgTAAAAAACCCTATATTGTGACTTGCGGAAACGTGGAATGAAAaccaattaggttttttttttaagtttttcttgaattaaaatgcaaccaataaaaataattgatattttaatttaataaaaataaaattaattaatatttgagtatttaattttaaaaattatcaagatgtaattacaacaattaattttaaaagttattaaagatatttatatatgtcaattttttataattattaatgacatacatataaattaatcaattaatagTGTGTCTCTCATAGATGATATTGACAGTAGCGGAGTCAGAAAATGTTTTTGAAAGACCGGaattaatgtaaaaatatataatttaaataatttaatagcttttataatatttaaaatattaaatcaaaattttttatcattttaaagaagaacaaagtataattttacttttattaatttaaaattttataaattataaaaattatatacgaAACCGGATACTGTCAGCCCCTATGACTATGTAAGCCTTGAAAACATCCTTCCTTATTGAATGTCTTTTTCTACTTTGGCAGTGGTGTGCTTTCTTTGATTCTAGCAGCtccttttaaataaaatttccaaaaataataGATATTATATGAGGAATAGTTGGTTGAagaaagaaacaacaaaaaaataaaaaaattggcaaATGACCTTTCAAGAGCTGCATTTAATACATGGATActtaataattcatttatttaagggtaaactataaaaatagtcacttttgtttacctcagattacattttagtcacttatgctTGAAACGTTACGGTTTAGTCACTTACATTTTCGTTTTGTTACGAAGcagtcactctaccgttaagctttGTTACCTCCCTAACAGTGGTCCTACATGgtagtccaaatgagttttaaatgccaacttgaatgTCCTACATgacagtccaaattaaatttatttaattacaaacTTATTTTCATCCCAGCAAATAgacatccaagttgacatttaaaacccatttggattgccacgtaggactaacgttagggaggtaatggagtttaacggtagagtgaccacttcgtaacaaaacgaaaACGTAAGTGACTAagacataacatttcaaacataagtgactaaaatgtaatctgaggcaaacaaaaatgactatttttatagtttaccctttatttaataaattattttagggACCGAACATATATCTTTTTCATTTCGTCGAAAATCAATTTTACAGTATAAACTCCTACGACCTCCCCTCCTATACCATGTAGTAATGATTCCTCTAacaatttctcaattcaataaaagaaaaaaagaaaagaggtgaatAAGGTCTTAAATAATGAGAGATATGTAAAAAGGAACTCCTTTTTTACTTTCtagtttattttctattttagtattttttttacatctaaattatatagaattttttatatagatataaattttaaaatgaatgatTAAAATAGGGAAATGCTGTTgagcaaataaaatattttatgattGAAGTTATTGAATACTCAAGTAGTGTTACCTTATAAATCTCTCATGTCTTCTGAGAAACAAAATAACAAATTATATTTCTAATCTCATTCCAAAGCAGTCTTAATCATAAACTTTGTTCCCactttgtttgttttctttcaaaagtTAGACAGAAACTATGAACTTCTCCACTCTTCATAATTCACAAAACAAATCCCAGTCTACCATTATTAACTAAATCTATATTAACTAATCTCAATTTCCTAATCCAACACTGTtttctcttttttcatttctttaaaaacTGTTCCATTTTTTTACTATATTACTCCATTATATTGTGGTCAAGTGAAACAAAAGTAaaatgtagtgtattttaaaaacaatatatatttattataattcgGGCCGGCCGGGCTGGGTCCAGGCCAAAAAAGTTTTGCTCAAGGCCCAGcccattttctaaatgggccccgtttttttatccaaactcatacttcgggcctatatttttacccgaaccctcccagaACACCTCTAATTTGCACCAATTCATCCCATTTAATGcaaacatattaaatatttatatgtccATAAAAGAGTATGGTTGGAAAGGCATTTCGACTACTAGAAAGAATGAAGGAGAAGAGGATTCTGGTTGTGTTGGATGATATTTGGGAAAAGTTAGATATTGAGGAAGTAGGGATTCCTTTGGGAGATGAACACAAGGGATGCAAGTTGCTGTTAACTTCTAGAGAGCTCAATGTTTTAGTAAATGGGATGGATGCTCAGAAAAATTTTCCCATTGGGTTTTTAAACGAAAAGGAAGCCTGGGACCTGTTCAAGAAGATGGCTGGAAATTGTGATGAAAGTTGCGATTTGAAGCCTATAGCTATGGAGATAGCCAAAAATGTGCAGGATTGCCAATAGCCATTGCGACAGTTGCAGGGGCTTtgagaaacaaaaggttgtttgaatggaagaatgctttacgagaACTGGAGAGGCCTTCTTCAAGCAACTTCACGGGGATAACTGCGGCACATTCAGCTATAGAGTGgtgttttaattatttagaaaGCGAGGAAGTTAAGCTGACTTTCTTGCATTGCAGTGTAATAGGCCATAATGGTCTCGTTGAGGACTTGGTAAGATATACTCCAGGTTTGGGTTTATTTGATGGTCTCAAAACTATGGAAGAAGCTAGAAATAAAGTATTGACGGTTGTGGCTAATCTCAAAGCGTCTGCCTTGTTGCTTGATAGTTATGATGATGAGCGCTTTGATATCCATGATGTTGTTTGGGATGCTGCTTTAGCTATTGGATTGAAGGACTATCGTATGATTGTTTTGAGAGATCATGTTCCAAAGGAGTGGTCCGATAAGGAGAAAATGAATAGGTGGAGTGTGATCAGCTTACGTTGTCCTCAGATTATAGCTAACCTTCCAAAGGAGATGGAGTGTTCAGGTCTTTCCTTCTTCCATATGGCCGGTGCAGTTAAAATTCCTCCTAAGTTTTTCAAACAAACCGAAGGCCTCAAAGTCTTAGATTTGTTCGGAATGCAGTTTCCATCCCTACCTGAATCAATTATTCACCTCACGGACCTTCACATGTTGTGTCTAAAAGAATGTGCAGTTGATGACATAACCATCCGTGGAGAGCTCAAGAATTTAGAAATCCTCGACCTTTCTAAGTCAGGTATCAAAGAACTACCTATGGAGATGGCACAATTGACTCAATTAAGGTTGTTAGATTTTAGTTGGtgtacaaaactcgaaatcatcCCACCAAATGTCTTATCAAGTTTGTCTAAATTAGAAGAATTATATATGGGTGGAAGCTTTGTTGAATGGGAAAAGGAAGGAGTAGTTGAAACTGAGAGCAAAAATGCAAGCCTTGACGAATTAAACAATTTGCCTTGTCTAACTACTTTATTTGTTCATATTCTTGATGCTTAAATGATTCCAAAGCATCAATTCGTTGAGACATTGGACAAATACAATATTTGTGTAGGTGATTATAATAGGTTTGTATGGGTCcaaaataatgaattttcaagAACATTGAAGCTCAAGTTATGTACAAACATTTATTTGGAGAATAGGTTGAAAATGTTGCTGATAAAAACAGAAGACTTGCGCCTAGAGGGACTTGAAGGCATCAAAAATGTATTTGTGGAGTTAAATAATGAGAAAGATCTTCCACATTTAAAGCGACTTCATGTCAAAAATGGTATGCATGTCCAAtatatcaaaatggacaaaattgaGTTTTCTGAATTATACTTCATCAAACTTAAAAATCTACCGTAACTCATTAGCTTTTGCTCTCAAGACGAAAGGTGTTCCATGAGTTCCAAATTACTACAACTTTTCAATAAACAGGTATTTGCTTGGCTTTATTCATATTTTCTTatacaatttttatttatatgccCATTGTTTCATAATActtctaataataaaaataaataatattatgtaATAGTTTTCGGGGctcaaaaataaatttcaaactcAAAACATATggaaatttaatttctaatccAAACTTATTGAAAGTCCAAAATCAATtcaatactcaaaatttaaacccaacaatgtttttttttaaattctgaaAATGAAATTGGAACCCACAATTCGAACTGAAATTGTCTTTCAAATCGAAAATCATATTTCCAAATTTATGTTACTATCTTTCCCTTTCCCCTCCTTTTagatttttaagagaaaaaaagaatTGTGTGTAAATATGTGCAATTTGTTTTCCATCACTTGGAAAGCTTGTAATTGTGTTCcatt
Coding sequences within it:
- the LOC121222583 gene encoding uncharacterized protein, with product MENQHPCGTRTETKGIDQRLERLEQMQIQMLEQLTKFQQDMKDQMLKVQRNLMSQLTQLLDKGLEKGKNQTVYFRDDNEDPAHFPNFTPTNIQAQPNTYPQRVTVNIRPQYQTSTSTSVNFATGSGSNLKGNLTNPVVLDDLAGAKQARVEFSKQFGDSYKQKEQKWSPQINTSKAPKKRKNEVNDASRYNEGYSKAITASQPRTVASSH